Proteins encoded in a region of the Mycobacterium branderi genome:
- a CDS encoding flavin-containing monooxygenase, with product MDPFFDVVIIGAGISGIGAAYRIRERNPQLRFTILERREQLGGTWDLFRYPGVRSDSDIYTLCFPWEPWTRPEMIVDGTHIWQYLSDTARKHHIAEHIRFNTHVRSADWDSSTDTWTIRADRDGQEQTYRCRFVFFGTGYYDYDNPYRPAFPGIEDFTGEVVHPQHWPEALDCTGKRCVVIGSGATAVSLIPSLAETAAHVTMLQRTPSYMISAPKVEPTAVLTRKLLPLKVAHWLVRWRNALVGVLLWEVSRRAPEYMKRLLRRIAERNLPQGYDIDTHFTPPYDPWDQRMCFIVGADLYKLISDGRVEVVTDHIDHMDATGIVCKSGRHLDADVIITATGLQLQALGGITLSLDGEKINPHDRFVYKRHMLDDVPNMAWCVGYTNASWTLGADLTAQSVAKLLEYMRTHGYTHAYPHLGDTDMPEQPTLNLQAGYVLRALDVLPKSGTRRPWVVSHHFLRDVIDHRVRRIDEQMVFGKVDADRRQIA from the coding sequence ATGGACCCGTTCTTCGACGTAGTGATCATCGGTGCCGGGATCTCGGGGATCGGCGCCGCCTACCGGATCCGGGAGCGCAACCCGCAGCTGCGCTTCACGATCCTGGAACGACGGGAGCAGCTCGGCGGCACCTGGGACCTGTTCCGCTACCCGGGTGTGCGGTCCGACAGCGACATCTACACGCTGTGCTTCCCGTGGGAGCCCTGGACGCGGCCGGAGATGATCGTCGACGGCACCCACATCTGGCAGTATCTTTCCGACACCGCGCGCAAGCACCACATCGCCGAGCACATCCGGTTCAACACCCATGTCCGCTCGGCCGACTGGGATTCGAGCACCGACACCTGGACGATCCGCGCCGACCGGGACGGCCAGGAGCAGACCTACCGCTGCCGGTTCGTGTTCTTCGGCACCGGCTACTACGACTACGACAACCCCTACCGGCCCGCCTTCCCCGGCATCGAGGACTTCACCGGCGAGGTGGTCCATCCGCAACACTGGCCCGAGGCGCTCGACTGCACCGGCAAGCGGTGCGTGGTAATCGGAAGCGGCGCAACCGCGGTCAGCCTGATCCCGAGCCTGGCCGAAACGGCGGCGCACGTGACGATGTTGCAGCGCACACCGTCGTACATGATCTCCGCGCCGAAGGTCGAGCCGACAGCAGTCCTCACCCGAAAGCTCTTGCCGCTCAAGGTTGCCCATTGGCTCGTCCGGTGGCGCAACGCACTCGTCGGTGTGCTGCTGTGGGAGGTGTCGCGCCGGGCGCCGGAGTACATGAAGCGACTACTGCGGCGCATCGCCGAACGCAATCTGCCGCAGGGCTACGACATCGACACCCACTTCACCCCGCCGTATGACCCGTGGGATCAGCGGATGTGCTTCATCGTCGGCGCCGACCTGTACAAGCTGATCAGCGACGGGCGCGTGGAGGTCGTCACCGACCACATCGACCACATGGACGCCACCGGCATCGTCTGCAAGTCCGGGCGGCACCTCGATGCCGACGTCATCATCACTGCGACGGGACTGCAGTTGCAGGCGCTGGGCGGAATCACGCTCAGCCTCGACGGCGAAAAGATCAACCCGCATGACCGGTTCGTCTACAAGCGCCACATGCTCGACGACGTCCCCAACATGGCCTGGTGTGTGGGCTACACGAACGCATCGTGGACCCTGGGTGCGGACCTGACCGCGCAATCGGTCGCAAAGTTGTTGGAGTACATGAGGACTCACGGCTACACGCACGCCTATCCGCATCTCGGCGACACCGACATGCCCGAGCAGCCCACGCTGAACCTGCAGGCCGGCTACGTGTTGCGCGCCCTGGATGTGCTGCCGAAGTCGGGCACCCGGCGTCCATGGGTGGTCAGCCACCACTTCCTGCGTGATGTGATCGACCATCGGGTGCGGCGCATCGACGAGCAGATGGTGTTCGGCAAGGTGGACGCCGACCGCCGACAGATCGCCTAG
- a CDS encoding NADPH:quinone oxidoreductase family protein encodes MRAVQVSRLDGPEAVQVVELDEPGGDGAVVVDVHAAGVAFPDALLTRGLYQHKPDPPFIPGGEAAGVVRSAPAGAPVAAGDRVAALTMLSGGMAEVIALPAEQVFKLPDTVSFEAGAGLLFNDLTVHFALAERGRLRDGETVLVHGAAGGIGTSTLRLAPALGAARTIAVVSTQDKADIARAAGATDVVLADGFKDAVRELTGGRGVDIVVDPVGGDRVTDSLRSLAQGGRLLVIGFTGGDIPTVKLNRLLLNNIDAVGVGWGAWAMSHPGSLERQWSQLEPLLASGAVPPPQPEVYPLDRAGEAIAALENRTAKGKVVLRMRD; translated from the coding sequence ATGCGCGCGGTACAGGTTTCCCGGCTCGACGGGCCGGAGGCGGTGCAGGTGGTCGAGCTCGACGAGCCCGGCGGTGACGGCGCCGTCGTCGTCGACGTCCATGCAGCCGGAGTGGCGTTTCCCGACGCGCTGCTGACCCGGGGGCTCTACCAGCACAAACCGGACCCGCCGTTCATTCCGGGCGGCGAGGCGGCCGGCGTGGTGCGCAGCGCCCCGGCCGGTGCGCCGGTGGCGGCCGGCGACCGTGTGGCGGCGTTGACGATGCTGTCCGGCGGCATGGCCGAGGTCATTGCCCTGCCGGCCGAGCAGGTGTTCAAGCTGCCGGACACGGTGTCGTTCGAGGCCGGCGCGGGGCTGCTGTTCAACGACCTGACCGTGCATTTCGCGCTGGCCGAACGCGGCCGGCTCCGTGACGGCGAGACGGTGCTGGTGCACGGCGCGGCCGGCGGCATCGGCACGTCGACGCTGCGGCTGGCGCCCGCCTTGGGGGCGGCGCGGACCATCGCGGTGGTCAGCACGCAGGACAAGGCCGACATCGCCCGGGCGGCCGGCGCCACCGATGTGGTGCTGGCCGACGGGTTCAAGGACGCGGTGCGCGAGCTGACCGGCGGGCGCGGCGTGGACATCGTCGTCGACCCGGTCGGCGGCGATCGCGTCACCGATTCGCTGCGGTCCCTGGCCCAGGGCGGCCGGCTGCTCGTGATCGGCTTCACGGGCGGCGACATTCCGACGGTGAAGCTGAATCGCTTGCTGCTCAACAACATTGATGCCGTCGGGGTCGGCTGGGGCGCGTGGGCGATGTCGCATCCGGGTTCTTTGGAGCGGCAGTGGTCGCAACTCGAGCCGCTGCTGGCATCCGGCGCGGTGCCGCCGCCGCAGCCGGAGGTTTATCCACTGGATCGGGCCGGCGAGGCGATCGCGGCGCTGGAAAACCGCACGGCCAAGGGCAAGGTCGTGCTGCGGATGCGGGATTAG
- a CDS encoding cutinase family protein, giving the protein MNVIKVLVAGVVSIGAVVSAPVPVASAQPCPDVEVVFARGTAEPPGVGGVGQAFVDALNARAGGKSVSVYPVNYPASSDFGAGIEFARTFVDGIRDAGGHIESTAANCPNTRIVLGGYSQGAALAGLVTSAAIPKEVPAEYASYVPKPMPAEVANHVAAVTLFGTPSNQFLTENGAPPIRIGPLYAPKTIQLCAPDDTICNGAPSAPPTFAHMAYLTNGMTDQAADFAVSHL; this is encoded by the coding sequence ATGAACGTCATCAAAGTGCTCGTGGCTGGTGTGGTGAGCATTGGCGCCGTGGTCAGCGCGCCGGTGCCGGTCGCGTCGGCCCAGCCGTGTCCGGACGTCGAGGTGGTGTTCGCCCGCGGAACGGCCGAGCCGCCCGGCGTCGGCGGGGTCGGGCAGGCATTCGTCGACGCGCTGAACGCGCGGGCCGGCGGCAAATCGGTCAGCGTCTATCCGGTCAACTACCCCGCCAGCAGTGATTTCGGCGCCGGCATCGAGTTCGCCAGAACTTTCGTCGACGGGATTCGCGACGCCGGTGGCCACATCGAGTCGACGGCGGCGAACTGCCCTAACACCAGGATCGTGCTCGGCGGGTACTCCCAGGGCGCGGCGCTGGCCGGTCTCGTCACCTCGGCCGCGATTCCGAAAGAAGTGCCGGCCGAATACGCGTCATACGTGCCCAAGCCGATGCCGGCCGAAGTGGCCAACCACGTCGCCGCGGTGACGCTGTTCGGCACGCCGTCGAATCAGTTCCTCACCGAAAACGGCGCGCCGCCCATCAGAATCGGCCCGCTGTATGCGCCCAAGACGATCCAGCTGTGCGCTCCCGACGACACGATCTGCAATGGCGCGCCCAGCGCGCCACCCACCTTCGCGCATATGGCGTACCTGACGAACGGCATGACGGACCAGGCCGCAGATTTCGCGGTGAG